A genomic segment from Agelaius phoeniceus isolate bAgePho1 chromosome 2, bAgePho1.hap1, whole genome shotgun sequence encodes:
- the ECRG4 gene encoding augurin isoform X1 has product MPPPCPRGALPGASLHLLLLLLLFLLPLLCAAPDVSRGNKLKLMLQKREASAAAAAAARPEVSVKETAAKEFLSSLRRQRRQLWDRSQPDVQQWYQQFLYLGFDEQKFEDDISYWTNLGRARNEYYGGHYQHHYDEDSPIGPRDPHAFRHGAGVNYDDY; this is encoded by the exons ATGCCGCCGCCGTGTCCCCGCGGGGCCCTGCCCGGGGCCTCCctgcacctcctcctcctcctcctcctcttcctcctgccgCTGCTCTGCGCGGCGCCCG ATGTTTCAAGGGGAAATAAGCTTAAACTGATGCTTCAGAAACGAGAAG cttctgctgctgctgctgctgctgcgagGCCGGAGGTGTCCGTGAAAGAAACGGCAGCCAAGGAGTTCCTGAGCAGCCTGAGACGCCAGCGGCGCCAGCTGTGGGACAGGAGCCAGCCCGATGTGCAGCAGTGGTACCAGCAGTTCCTGTACCTGGGCTTCGATGAGCAG aaATTTGAAGATGACATCTCCTACTGGACCAACTTGGGGCGTGCTCGTAATGAGTACTACGGTGGGCACTACCAGCACCACTACGATGAAGATTCTCCCATTGGCCCACGGGACCCGCACGCCTTCAGGCACGGGGCAGGCGTCAACTACGACGATTACTAA
- the ECRG4 gene encoding augurin isoform X2 — protein MPPPCPRGALPGASLHLLLLLLLFLLPLLCAAPDVSRGNKLKLMLQKREAAAAAAARPEVSVKETAAKEFLSSLRRQRRQLWDRSQPDVQQWYQQFLYLGFDEQKFEDDISYWTNLGRARNEYYGGHYQHHYDEDSPIGPRDPHAFRHGAGVNYDDY, from the exons ATGCCGCCGCCGTGTCCCCGCGGGGCCCTGCCCGGGGCCTCCctgcacctcctcctcctcctcctcctcttcctcctgccgCTGCTCTGCGCGGCGCCCG ATGTTTCAAGGGGAAATAAGCTTAAACTGATGCTTCAGAAACGAGAAG ctgctgctgctgctgctgcgagGCCGGAGGTGTCCGTGAAAGAAACGGCAGCCAAGGAGTTCCTGAGCAGCCTGAGACGCCAGCGGCGCCAGCTGTGGGACAGGAGCCAGCCCGATGTGCAGCAGTGGTACCAGCAGTTCCTGTACCTGGGCTTCGATGAGCAG aaATTTGAAGATGACATCTCCTACTGGACCAACTTGGGGCGTGCTCGTAATGAGTACTACGGTGGGCACTACCAGCACCACTACGATGAAGATTCTCCCATTGGCCCACGGGACCCGCACGCCTTCAGGCACGGGGCAGGCGTCAACTACGACGATTACTAA